From the genome of Symphalangus syndactylus isolate Jambi chromosome 5, NHGRI_mSymSyn1-v2.1_pri, whole genome shotgun sequence, one region includes:
- the YARS2 gene encoding tyrosine--tRNA ligase, mitochondrial, with product MAAPILRSFSWGRWSGALNLSVFLPFGLRKAHSGAQGLLAAQKARGLFKDFFPETGTKIELPELFDRGTASFPQTIYCGFDPTADSLHVGHLLALLGLFHLQRAGHNVIALVGGATARLGDPSGRTKEREALETDRVRANARALRLGLEALAANHQQLFTDGRSWGSFTVLDNSAWYEKRQLVDFLAAVGGHFRMGTLLSRQSVQLRLKSPGGMSLAEFFYQVLQAYDFYYLFQRYGCRVQLGGSDQLGNIMSGYEFINKLTGEDVFGITVPLITSTTGAKLGKSAGNAVWLNRDKTSPFELYQFFVRQPDDSVERYLKLFTFLPLPEIDHIMQLHVKEPERRGPQKRLAAEVTKLVHGREGLDSAKRCTKALYHSSIDALEVMSDQELKELFKEAPFSEFFLDPGTSVLDTCRKANAIPDGPRGYRMITEGGVSINHQQVTNPESVLIVGQHILKNGLSLLKIGKRNFYIIKWLQL from the exons ATGGCGGCGCCCATCTTGCGGTCCTTTTCCTGGGGCCGTTGGTCTGGTGCCCTAAATCTCTCCGTATTCTTGCCCTTTGGGCTGCGTAAGGCCCACTCGGGCGCTCAGGGGTTACTGGCAGCGCAGAAGGCTCGAGGTCTGTTCAAGGACTTCTTCCCGGAGACGGGGACGAAAATAGAGCTCCCAGAGCTCTTCGACCGTGGCACGGCGAGTTTTCCCCAAACCATTTACTGTGGCTTCGACCCCACGGCAGACTCGCTTCATGTGGGTCATCTGCTTGCGCTGCTGGGCCTGTTTCACTTGCAGCGAGCGGGCCACAACGTGATCGCGCTGGTGGGAGGCGCCACGGCGCGCCTGGGAGACCCGAGCGGCCGGACCAAGGAACGCGAGGCTCTGGAGACAGACCGCGTGCGAGCCAACGCGCGCGCCCTGCGCCTAGGGCTGGAGGCCCTGGCGGCTAATCACCAGCAGCTTTTCACCGATGGGCGCTCCTGGGGCAGCTTCACTGTGCTGGACAACTCGGCCTGGTACGAGAAGCGGCAGCTGGTGGACTTCCTGGCGGCAGTGGGGGGTCACTTCCGCATGGGGACGCTGCTGAGCCGGCAGAGCGTGCAGCTGCGGCTCAAGAGCCCCGGGGGCATGAGCTTGGCCGAGTTCTTTTACCAGGTGCTCCAAGCCTATGACTTCTATTACCTCTTCCAGCGTTATGGATGCAGGGTCCAGCTGGGCGGATCTGATCAACTAGGCAACATCATGTCCGGATATGAGTTCATCAACAA GTTGACTGGAGAAGATGTATTTGGAATCACCGTTCCTCTAATTACAAGTACAACTGGAGCAAAGCTGGGAAAGTCTGCTGGCAACGCTGTTTGGCTAAACAGAGATAAGACATCTCCATTTGAATTGTATCAGTTCTTTGTCAGGCAACCAGATGATTCAGTGGAAAG GTACCTGAAGCTGTTCACTTTCCTGCCCCTTCCAGAGATTGATCATATCATGCAGCTGCATGTCAAAGAGCCAGAAAGGCGGGGTCCTCAGAAACGACTGGCAGCAGAAGTAACAAAGCTTGTTCATGGACGAGAAGGATTGGATTCTGCTAAAAG gTGTACAAAAGCCCTTTATCACAGTAGCATAGATGCACTGGAGGTCATGTCTGATCAGGAGTTGAAAGAGTTGTTTAAAGAAGCtccattttctgaattttttctcgATCCTGGAACAAGTGTCCTAGATACCTGCCGCAAAGCAAATGCCATTCCAGATGGTCCCCGAGG GTATCGAATGATAACAGAAGGCGGAGTCAGCATAAATCACCAACAAGTAACAAATCCTGAGAGTGTTTTAATTGTTGGACAACATATTCTCAAGAATGGACTTTCCTTacttaaaataggaaaaagaaatttctacatTATAAAATGGCTTCAGTTATGA